From one Rosa rugosa chromosome 4, drRosRugo1.1, whole genome shotgun sequence genomic stretch:
- the LOC133707453 gene encoding serine/threonine-protein kinase STY8-like, protein MRLCIPQICLRTFLHNDAKIHRTLEASLIQRKLSSIVLRFSLVSPSFFFSLQSPSIALVQIIAGDPECVSETWMSNVYSLGMVIWEMVTGEAAYSACSPIQVAVGIVACGLRPEILKDCPQMLRSLMTKCWNNSPSKRPQFSEILSLLLRTRNNVR, encoded by the exons ATGAGACTATGCATTCCCCAAATCTGCCTCCGCACCTTCTTACACAATGACGCCAAAATTCACCGGACTCTCGAAGCCAGTCTTATACAACGCAAACTCTCCTCAATCGTTCTTCGCTTCAGCCTCGTCTctccctcattttttttttcacttcagTCTCCTTCGATTGCTCTTGTTCAG ATCATTGCTGGTGATCCAGAATGTGTTAGTGAGACATGGATGAGTAATGTATATAGTTTGGGGATGGTGATTTGGGAGATGGTGACTGGTGAGGCAGCCTACTCCGCATGTTCACCGATCCAAGTAGCAGTTGGGATAGTTGCATGTGGCCTCAGACCTGAGATTCTAAAGGACTGTCCACAAATGCTAAGATCCTTGATGACCAAGTGCTGGAACAACTCCCCCTCAAAGCGTCCTCAGTTCTCTGAAATTCTATCACTATTGCTGCGGACCAGAAACAATGTAAG GTGA